Proteins from a single region of Schistocerca gregaria isolate iqSchGreg1 chromosome 3, iqSchGreg1.2, whole genome shotgun sequence:
- the LOC126353907 gene encoding nuclear hormone receptor E75 isoform X3 gives MTVKDPSKAASACASPVTAAPAAATVPAFSVDSDNLIGRVLEEFDGTTVLCRVCGDKASGFHYGVHSCEGCKGFFRRSIQQKIQYRPCTKNQQCSILRVNRNRCQYCRLKKCIAVGMSRDAVRFGRVPKREKARILAAMQQSSSSRSHDKALAHELEDQSALLARVVRAHLDTCDFTRDKVAPLLASARARPTYTSCPATLACPLNPSPQPLTGQQELLQDFSKRFSPAIRGVVEFAKRIPGFALLPQDDQVTLLKAGVFEVLLVRLACLFDAHTNSMICLDGQMLKREAIHSSSNARFLMDSMFDFAERLNALQLTDAEVGLFCSVVVIAPDRPGLRNGELVERMQCKLRGALQAVLAQNHGGVAAGSHLAQELLRKVPDLRTLNTLHSEKLLAFKMTEQQQQWQQQQQQQEQQHLEVAAPAPAPAPVSLATPPQWADEAVKSPLGSVSSSESVCGAEAADACPHRRFVRKLDSPSDSGIESGTEKADNTPTSVCSSPRSTLDDDHHTSGSSIVEDMPVLKRVLQAPPLYDTNSLMDEAYKPHKKFRALRTQPPPQAASQAQAQAQPLTATQQMHPQLHLALVSSPEPAPAPAPASAPSPSPAPAPSASASLLSSTHSTLARSLMEGPRMTAEQRQRTDIIHSYIMRADAWPHPHPPPHQQHNTPGVITSAAAYQLAPSPASPAPSSSTSPAPSPLHHALQQPHHLPHHPHHPHQHHHHAPPPQQPQPPPQHLLALQVDVAADSQQPLNLSKKSPTPPPPQPTKMVVTLEA, from the exons GGCTTCTTCCGGAGGTCCATCCAGCAGAAGATTCAGTACCGGCCCTGCACCAAGAACCAGCAGTGCTCCATCCTCAGGGTCAACCGGAACCGCTGCCAGTACTGCCGGCTCAAGAAGTGCATCGCCGTGGGCATGAGCAGAGATG CGGTGCGGTTCGGGCGCGTGCCGAAGCGCGAGAAGGCGCGCATCCTGGCCGCGATGCAGCAGAGCTCCAGCTCGCGGTCGCACGACAAGGCGCTGGCGCACGAGCTGGAGGACCAGTCGGCGCTGCTGGCGCGCGTCGTGCGCGCACACCTCGACACGTGCGACTTCACGCGCGACAAGGTGGCGCCGCTGCTGgccagcgcgcgcgcgcgccccaCCTACACCAGCTGCCCCGCCACTCTG GCGTGCCCGCTGAACCCGAGCCCGCAGCCGCTGACGGGCCAGCAGGAGCTGCTGCAGGACTTCTCGAAGCGCTTCTCGCCGGCCATCCGCGGCGTGGTGGAGTTCGCGAAGCGCATCCCGGGCTTCGCGCTGCTGCCGCAGGacgaccaggtgacgctgctgaagGCGGGCGTGTTCGAGGTGCTGCTGGTGCGGCTCGCGTGCCTCTTCGACGCGCACACCAACAGCATGATCTGCCTCGACGGGCAGATGCTGAAGCGCGAGGCCATCCACAGCTCGTCCAACGCGCGCTTCCTCATGGACTCCATGTTCGACTTCGCGGAGCGCCTGAACGCGCTGCAGCTGACGGACGCCGAGGTGGGGCTGTTCTGCTCGGTGGTGGTGATCGCGCCCGACCGGCCCGGGCTGCGCAACGGCGAGCTGGTGGAGCGCATGCAGTGCAAGCTGCGCGGCGCGCTGCAGGCCGTGCTGGCGCAGAACCACGGCGGCGTCGCGGCCGGCTCGCACCTCGCGCAGGAGCTGCTGCGCAAGGTGCCCGACCTGCGCACGCTCAACACGCTGCACTCCGAGAAGCTGCTCGCCTTCAAGATgacggagcagcagcagcagtggcagcagcagcagcagcagcaagagcaGCAGCACCTGGAGGTGGCGGCGCCCGCGCCCGCCCCCGCGCCCGTCTCCCTGGCGACGCCCCCGCAGTGGGCCGACGAGGCCGTCAAGTCGCCGCTGGGCTCCGTCTCGAGCAGCGAGTCGGTGTGCGGCGCCGAGGCGGCCGACGCCTGCCCGCACCGCCGCTTCGTGCGCAAGCTCGACTCCCCCAGTGACTCGGGCATCGAGTCCGGCACCGAGAAGGCCGACAACACGCCCACCTCCGTCTGCTCCAGCCCCCGCTCCACGCTCGACGACGACCAC CATACGTCGGGCAGCAGCATCGTGGAGGACATGCCGGTGCTGAAGCGCGTGCTGCAGGCGCCGCCGCTGTACGACACAAACTCGCTGATGGACGAGGCGTACAAGCCGCACAAGAAGTTCCGCGCGCTGCGCACGCAGCCGCCCCCGCAGGCGGCGAGCcaggcgcaggcgcaggcgcagCCGCTGACGGCGACGCAGCAGATGCACCCGCAGCTGCACCTGGCGCTCGTGTCGTCGCCCGAGCCggcgcccgcgcccgcgcccgcgTCGGCGCCGTCGCCCTCGCCCGCCCCCGcgccgtcggcgtcggcgtcgctgCTGTCGAGCACGCACTCGACGCTGGCGCGCTCGCTGATGGAGGGCCCGCGCATGacggccgagcagcggcagcgcaCCGACATCATCCACAGCTACATCATGCGCGCCGACGCGTGGCCGCACCCGCACCCGCCCCCGCACCAGCAGCACAACACGCCCGGCGTCATCACGTCGGCGGCCGCCTACCAGCTGGCGCCCTCCCCCGCGTCGCCCGCGCCCTCCTCCTCCACGTCGCCGGCGCCGTCGCCGCTGCACCACGCGCTGCAGCAGCCGCACCACCtcccccaccacccccaccacccgcaccaacaccaccaccacgcgCCTCCCCCGCAGCAGCCGCAGCCGCCCCCGCAGCACCTGCTGGCGCTGCAGGTGGACGTGGCCGCCGACTCGCAGCAGCCGCTCAACCTGTCCAAGAAGTCGCcgacgccgccgcccccgcagcccacCAAGATGGTGGTCACGCTGGAGGCCTGA
- the LOC126353907 gene encoding ecdysone-inducible protein E75 isoform X4, giving the protein MGDELPILKGILNGVVNYHNAPVRFGRVPKREKARILAAMQQSSSSRSHDKALAHELEDQSALLARVVRAHLDTCDFTRDKVAPLLASARARPTYTSCPATLACPLNPSPQPLTGQQELLQDFSKRFSPAIRGVVEFAKRIPGFALLPQDDQVTLLKAGVFEVLLVRLACLFDAHTNSMICLDGQMLKREAIHSSSNARFLMDSMFDFAERLNALQLTDAEVGLFCSVVVIAPDRPGLRNGELVERMQCKLRGALQAVLAQNHGGVAAGSHLAQELLRKVPDLRTLNTLHSEKLLAFKMTEQQQQWQQQQQQQEQQHLEVAAPAPAPAPVSLATPPQWADEAVKSPLGSVSSSESVCGAEAADACPHRRFVRKLDSPSDSGIESGTEKADNTPTSVCSSPRSTLDDDHHTSGSSIVEDMPVLKRVLQAPPLYDTNSLMDEAYKPHKKFRALRTQPPPQAASQAQAQAQPLTATQQMHPQLHLALVSSPEPAPAPAPASAPSPSPAPAPSASASLLSSTHSTLARSLMEGPRMTAEQRQRTDIIHSYIMRADAWPHPHPPPHQQHNTPGVITSAAAYQLAPSPASPAPSSSTSPAPSPLHHALQQPHHLPHHPHHPHQHHHHAPPPQQPQPPPQHLLALQVDVAADSQQPLNLSKKSPTPPPPQPTKMVVTLEA; this is encoded by the exons ATGGGTGACGAGTTGCCCATTTTGAAGGGAATATTAAACGGCGTTGTGAACTATCATAATGCAC CGGTGCGGTTCGGGCGCGTGCCGAAGCGCGAGAAGGCGCGCATCCTGGCCGCGATGCAGCAGAGCTCCAGCTCGCGGTCGCACGACAAGGCGCTGGCGCACGAGCTGGAGGACCAGTCGGCGCTGCTGGCGCGCGTCGTGCGCGCACACCTCGACACGTGCGACTTCACGCGCGACAAGGTGGCGCCGCTGCTGgccagcgcgcgcgcgcgccccaCCTACACCAGCTGCCCCGCCACTCTG GCGTGCCCGCTGAACCCGAGCCCGCAGCCGCTGACGGGCCAGCAGGAGCTGCTGCAGGACTTCTCGAAGCGCTTCTCGCCGGCCATCCGCGGCGTGGTGGAGTTCGCGAAGCGCATCCCGGGCTTCGCGCTGCTGCCGCAGGacgaccaggtgacgctgctgaagGCGGGCGTGTTCGAGGTGCTGCTGGTGCGGCTCGCGTGCCTCTTCGACGCGCACACCAACAGCATGATCTGCCTCGACGGGCAGATGCTGAAGCGCGAGGCCATCCACAGCTCGTCCAACGCGCGCTTCCTCATGGACTCCATGTTCGACTTCGCGGAGCGCCTGAACGCGCTGCAGCTGACGGACGCCGAGGTGGGGCTGTTCTGCTCGGTGGTGGTGATCGCGCCCGACCGGCCCGGGCTGCGCAACGGCGAGCTGGTGGAGCGCATGCAGTGCAAGCTGCGCGGCGCGCTGCAGGCCGTGCTGGCGCAGAACCACGGCGGCGTCGCGGCCGGCTCGCACCTCGCGCAGGAGCTGCTGCGCAAGGTGCCCGACCTGCGCACGCTCAACACGCTGCACTCCGAGAAGCTGCTCGCCTTCAAGATgacggagcagcagcagcagtggcagcagcagcagcagcagcaagagcaGCAGCACCTGGAGGTGGCGGCGCCCGCGCCCGCCCCCGCGCCCGTCTCCCTGGCGACGCCCCCGCAGTGGGCCGACGAGGCCGTCAAGTCGCCGCTGGGCTCCGTCTCGAGCAGCGAGTCGGTGTGCGGCGCCGAGGCGGCCGACGCCTGCCCGCACCGCCGCTTCGTGCGCAAGCTCGACTCCCCCAGTGACTCGGGCATCGAGTCCGGCACCGAGAAGGCCGACAACACGCCCACCTCCGTCTGCTCCAGCCCCCGCTCCACGCTCGACGACGACCAC CATACGTCGGGCAGCAGCATCGTGGAGGACATGCCGGTGCTGAAGCGCGTGCTGCAGGCGCCGCCGCTGTACGACACAAACTCGCTGATGGACGAGGCGTACAAGCCGCACAAGAAGTTCCGCGCGCTGCGCACGCAGCCGCCCCCGCAGGCGGCGAGCcaggcgcaggcgcaggcgcagCCGCTGACGGCGACGCAGCAGATGCACCCGCAGCTGCACCTGGCGCTCGTGTCGTCGCCCGAGCCggcgcccgcgcccgcgcccgcgTCGGCGCCGTCGCCCTCGCCCGCCCCCGcgccgtcggcgtcggcgtcgctgCTGTCGAGCACGCACTCGACGCTGGCGCGCTCGCTGATGGAGGGCCCGCGCATGacggccgagcagcggcagcgcaCCGACATCATCCACAGCTACATCATGCGCGCCGACGCGTGGCCGCACCCGCACCCGCCCCCGCACCAGCAGCACAACACGCCCGGCGTCATCACGTCGGCGGCCGCCTACCAGCTGGCGCCCTCCCCCGCGTCGCCCGCGCCCTCCTCCTCCACGTCGCCGGCGCCGTCGCCGCTGCACCACGCGCTGCAGCAGCCGCACCACCtcccccaccacccccaccacccgcaccaacaccaccaccacgcgCCTCCCCCGCAGCAGCCGCAGCCGCCCCCGCAGCACCTGCTGGCGCTGCAGGTGGACGTGGCCGCCGACTCGCAGCAGCCGCTCAACCTGTCCAAGAAGTCGCcgacgccgccgcccccgcagcccacCAAGATGGTGGTCACGCTGGAGGCCTGA
- the LOC126353907 gene encoding ecdysone-inducible protein E75 isoform X2, with product MILSDGSVGCPPGAAYDAPVSSASPASAMLVDMDAAAVGRREPELHIEFDGTTVLCRVCGDKASGFHYGVHSCEGCKGFFRRSIQQKIQYRPCTKNQQCSILRVNRNRCQYCRLKKCIAVGMSRDAVRFGRVPKREKARILAAMQQSSSSRSHDKALAHELEDQSALLARVVRAHLDTCDFTRDKVAPLLASARARPTYTSCPATLACPLNPSPQPLTGQQELLQDFSKRFSPAIRGVVEFAKRIPGFALLPQDDQVTLLKAGVFEVLLVRLACLFDAHTNSMICLDGQMLKREAIHSSSNARFLMDSMFDFAERLNALQLTDAEVGLFCSVVVIAPDRPGLRNGELVERMQCKLRGALQAVLAQNHGGVAAGSHLAQELLRKVPDLRTLNTLHSEKLLAFKMTEQQQQWQQQQQQQEQQHLEVAAPAPAPAPVSLATPPQWADEAVKSPLGSVSSSESVCGAEAADACPHRRFVRKLDSPSDSGIESGTEKADNTPTSVCSSPRSTLDDDHHTSGSSIVEDMPVLKRVLQAPPLYDTNSLMDEAYKPHKKFRALRTQPPPQAASQAQAQAQPLTATQQMHPQLHLALVSSPEPAPAPAPASAPSPSPAPAPSASASLLSSTHSTLARSLMEGPRMTAEQRQRTDIIHSYIMRADAWPHPHPPPHQQHNTPGVITSAAAYQLAPSPASPAPSSSTSPAPSPLHHALQQPHHLPHHPHHPHQHHHHAPPPQQPQPPPQHLLALQVDVAADSQQPLNLSKKSPTPPPPQPTKMVVTLEA from the exons GGCTTCTTCCGGAGGTCCATCCAGCAGAAGATTCAGTACCGGCCCTGCACCAAGAACCAGCAGTGCTCCATCCTCAGGGTCAACCGGAACCGCTGCCAGTACTGCCGGCTCAAGAAGTGCATCGCCGTGGGCATGAGCAGAGATG CGGTGCGGTTCGGGCGCGTGCCGAAGCGCGAGAAGGCGCGCATCCTGGCCGCGATGCAGCAGAGCTCCAGCTCGCGGTCGCACGACAAGGCGCTGGCGCACGAGCTGGAGGACCAGTCGGCGCTGCTGGCGCGCGTCGTGCGCGCACACCTCGACACGTGCGACTTCACGCGCGACAAGGTGGCGCCGCTGCTGgccagcgcgcgcgcgcgccccaCCTACACCAGCTGCCCCGCCACTCTG GCGTGCCCGCTGAACCCGAGCCCGCAGCCGCTGACGGGCCAGCAGGAGCTGCTGCAGGACTTCTCGAAGCGCTTCTCGCCGGCCATCCGCGGCGTGGTGGAGTTCGCGAAGCGCATCCCGGGCTTCGCGCTGCTGCCGCAGGacgaccaggtgacgctgctgaagGCGGGCGTGTTCGAGGTGCTGCTGGTGCGGCTCGCGTGCCTCTTCGACGCGCACACCAACAGCATGATCTGCCTCGACGGGCAGATGCTGAAGCGCGAGGCCATCCACAGCTCGTCCAACGCGCGCTTCCTCATGGACTCCATGTTCGACTTCGCGGAGCGCCTGAACGCGCTGCAGCTGACGGACGCCGAGGTGGGGCTGTTCTGCTCGGTGGTGGTGATCGCGCCCGACCGGCCCGGGCTGCGCAACGGCGAGCTGGTGGAGCGCATGCAGTGCAAGCTGCGCGGCGCGCTGCAGGCCGTGCTGGCGCAGAACCACGGCGGCGTCGCGGCCGGCTCGCACCTCGCGCAGGAGCTGCTGCGCAAGGTGCCCGACCTGCGCACGCTCAACACGCTGCACTCCGAGAAGCTGCTCGCCTTCAAGATgacggagcagcagcagcagtggcagcagcagcagcagcagcaagagcaGCAGCACCTGGAGGTGGCGGCGCCCGCGCCCGCCCCCGCGCCCGTCTCCCTGGCGACGCCCCCGCAGTGGGCCGACGAGGCCGTCAAGTCGCCGCTGGGCTCCGTCTCGAGCAGCGAGTCGGTGTGCGGCGCCGAGGCGGCCGACGCCTGCCCGCACCGCCGCTTCGTGCGCAAGCTCGACTCCCCCAGTGACTCGGGCATCGAGTCCGGCACCGAGAAGGCCGACAACACGCCCACCTCCGTCTGCTCCAGCCCCCGCTCCACGCTCGACGACGACCAC CATACGTCGGGCAGCAGCATCGTGGAGGACATGCCGGTGCTGAAGCGCGTGCTGCAGGCGCCGCCGCTGTACGACACAAACTCGCTGATGGACGAGGCGTACAAGCCGCACAAGAAGTTCCGCGCGCTGCGCACGCAGCCGCCCCCGCAGGCGGCGAGCcaggcgcaggcgcaggcgcagCCGCTGACGGCGACGCAGCAGATGCACCCGCAGCTGCACCTGGCGCTCGTGTCGTCGCCCGAGCCggcgcccgcgcccgcgcccgcgTCGGCGCCGTCGCCCTCGCCCGCCCCCGcgccgtcggcgtcggcgtcgctgCTGTCGAGCACGCACTCGACGCTGGCGCGCTCGCTGATGGAGGGCCCGCGCATGacggccgagcagcggcagcgcaCCGACATCATCCACAGCTACATCATGCGCGCCGACGCGTGGCCGCACCCGCACCCGCCCCCGCACCAGCAGCACAACACGCCCGGCGTCATCACGTCGGCGGCCGCCTACCAGCTGGCGCCCTCCCCCGCGTCGCCCGCGCCCTCCTCCTCCACGTCGCCGGCGCCGTCGCCGCTGCACCACGCGCTGCAGCAGCCGCACCACCtcccccaccacccccaccacccgcaccaacaccaccaccacgcgCCTCCCCCGCAGCAGCCGCAGCCGCCCCCGCAGCACCTGCTGGCGCTGCAGGTGGACGTGGCCGCCGACTCGCAGCAGCCGCTCAACCTGTCCAAGAAGTCGCcgacgccgccgcccccgcagcccacCAAGATGGTGGTCACGCTGGAGGCCTGA